In the genome of Diabrotica undecimpunctata isolate CICGRU chromosome 2, icDiaUnde3, whole genome shotgun sequence, the window CTGGTCGAATTCTTGGCGAACCAAACCAACCTGTCGCTTTAGAAACCATTTTCGGTTATGTGCTACAAGGGCGAGTCTCTACGGATCTTTCAAATTGTAATTTTACCGCTTTACATACGTCTATGGATACAAACATAGATAGTCTTTTACAAAGGTTTTGGGAAGTCGAAAATATATCTAAACCTGTCATTTTGTCCCATGACGATCAAGTTTGTGAAAATATTTATAAGACATTTACTTTCCGAGAGCCAACAGGCAGATTTTCTGTTCCTCTAATGTTTCGACAACCCAATCCTGTCTTTTGCGATACTTATTCTCAAGCATATCATCGTTTTTGCATGTTAGAGAATCGTTTTAAGAAAATTCCGGAtctcaaagaaaaatatgttgagttTATGAATGAATATATTACTTCCCAACATATGGTCCCGGTTCctgaatccgattttaaatcgcctaCCTCGTATTATTTTGCTCATCACGCAGTTTTCAAAAAACAACTCGTTAATTCGTCTCTTGTTTCCAAAATTCGTGTTGTCTTCGACGCCAGTCTACGTGGCGTTCGAGGTGTGTCTCTCAATGATACTTTATATACAGGTCCTAAGCTTCAAAAGGACATCTCTTCgcttttacttaattttcgatattttcgtTACTGCTTCACGTGCGATATAAAGCAAATGTATCGACAAATTAACGTAAACAGAGAATTTTGGAATTATCAAAGAATTCTCTGGAGGTCGGATTCTTCTAAACCTCTCCAAGAATACTTTTTACGTACTGTTACGTACGGTGTTTCTTCTTCACCTTATCTCGCATTAAAAACCTTACAAGAGTTAGCTGAGTCGGCAGAGTCTCGTTTCCCTAATGCTTCACAAGCTTTAACGCGACATTTTTATATTGACGACGGTCTATTAGGAAGTGATTCTCTGTCATCTACCCTCTCTCTACAGTTAGAGCTCATTCAACTTTTAAAGCTCGGGGGTTTTGAGCTAGGCAAATGGGCTAGCAACCATCCCAGTCTACTCCAAGATTTTGGCTCCGATATTCTGACATCTTGTTCGTTTGATAAAGAGGAACCTTCCGTTATTAAGGTGCTAGGCCTGAAATGGGACCCGTCGACTGACGTCTTTTCTTATTCTTACTGTCCCCTTGACAAAACTTGTACAAAGCGGGCTATTCTTTCGGAAATTAGTCGTATTTTTGATCCTCTTGGTTTCATCTCCCCGTGTCTTTTAAGGGCCAAACGTCTGCTACAACAGTTGTGGCAATCCAATGTATCTTGGGATGATGAACCACCTGAACAAATACAATAGGTATGGCATCAGTTTAAAACCGAGTTACCTGACCTTGCAAACATTCAAATCCCTAGACACTTCGGCTTTAATAAATCTTCTAAAGTTGAGATTCATGGATTCTGCGATGCTTCAAAGTTAGGATACGCCAGCGTTGTATATTTCCGATTTAGTACTTCTGATAAATTTGAAACTGTACTTGTGTGTGCTAAATGTCGAGTTTCTCCTCTGAAGACACAATCTATTGCAAGATTGGAACTGTTGGCAGTTGTATTGCTGGCGGATCTAGTCGCCTTCATTAAAGAGTCGTTTAAGCATATCTTTTCTTTTTCCGATATTCATGTTTGGTCGGATTCCACGATTGCTCTTACTTGGGTTAATTCTTCTCCGCATAAATGGAAAACCTTTATTGCCAATCGAGTAAGACACATACAAGAACTTATACCATGTTCTTCTTGGCATTATGTGCCATCTAACCAAAACCCTGCTGATTGTGCTAGTCGTGGTTTGACACCGGCACAACTACTACAATTTTCACTCTGGTGGCGTGGTCCTGATTTTCTTTCGAAGTCAAGGGAGTGTTGGCCCTCTCAAGTTAATTTTCACTCCTCCCACTCCACGGAAATGTTAGAAGAAAAATTGCCCACTGTATTATCATTGATACCGGTCATTTCGGATAATATCATCTCTACTttactttcaaaatttttatccctgataaaaattcagaaagtcATGGTTTACGTCTTAAAATTCGTGGCTAaacttcaaagaaaaaacaatgctGCATCTTTCGATTCCCTGAACAGTCATTTAGAGATGGAATCTGCGTTACGATACATTGTTAAGCACGTACAAGCTGACGTTTTTTCGGATATTTTcctcaaaattcaacaaaattcgCTGTTACCCAAACCTTTTCGTAAACTCGCACCCTTTATTGATGAATATGGTCTTTTGAGAGTAGGAGGTCGATTACAAAAGTCTCGGTTGTCTTTTGATGTAAAACATCCATTGCTATTACCCAAAACTCATCGTCTCACCGATTTAATCATCGAATGGACTCATCAAACGCATCTGCACCCTGGTTTAAAGGCTATGCATTATTTATTGCTTCAACGTTTTTGGATTCTGTCTCCGAAAAGTGCCATTCATCGCTGTTTGTcgaagtgcattcgttgttttagATGCCGACCTAAATCTTACAACCCCTTTATGGCAAACTTGCCAACTGTCCGAGTTACTCCGTTACGTGATTTCCTGTCTGTTTGTGTGGATTTTGCAGGACCATTCTCGTTATTAATGTCCAAACATAGAGGTGCAAAAACATATAAAGGATATGTTTGTGTATTCGTGTGTACGAGTACAAAGGCCATTCATCTGGAAGTAACCTCAAATCTTAGTTCTGAGTCCTTTTTGGCTGCCTTTCGTAGATTTGTATTTCGACGCGGTAAGTGCCTAACCATTAGGATTGATCAAGGTACCATTTTTAAGGGAGCCAGCAACGAAATCATTAAACTAGCTCAATCTGCTGCTGAGACTCTTTCTATTACCTAGGATTTTAATCCACCCGGTGCCCCTCATTTTAATGGGTTAGCCGAGGCTGGGGTCAAATCATTCAAGAACCATATGTATCGTGTTTTGGGTACACAAATTTTGACTTATGAAGAGTTCTATACTCTTATGGCTCAAATCGAGGCAGTTCTTAACTCCCGTCCTTTGTGTGCAGCAAGCTCTGACCCTAATGACTTGCAGGCACTGACTCCTGgtcattttttagtttttgaacCCTTAGTGGATTCAATTCCCGATCCAGATCTAAGCGCTTTAAAGATTAACCGTCTGAATCGTTGGCAGTTAATCCAAAGGATAAGAGGGGACTTTTGGAAAAGATGGTCTAAAGAGTATATTCATTCTCTTCAAGAGCGATCTAAATGGCATAGTCCAACCCCATCTCTCATTAAAGGTTCTCTAGTCCTCATAAAAAATGAACAACAGCCTCCTCTTCGCTGGCAATTGGCCAGAATCATTGAGTTGCATTACGGCACCGACGGTATTGTACGCGTTGTTAGTCTGAGGACAGCTTCAGATGGCATCCTACAACGTCCGGTGGTCAAGATCTGTCCACTACCTATTtgttaacaaatatatttttcttcatttctaTTGTTATTATATTAATAGTTTATTAGTATTAGTAGTGTTTGTTTTTTATCCTTATCATTGtagttgtttttaaaaacattcgttttggggcggagaatgtttggaaaagtatcaagactgatttaaatattttatttttaatattcagaatatgacctcatttagttttaaatcttttattcaatcatagtatattagctaagtataatatggctttagttcatcctttaaattctcgaactcaaattggctgattaattattgtcaagttctgagaattcacttgtctgaaaacaacatgtttttgggaaacatttatcaacccaaacacttcagagtccttaaggaaacgtacccattctttgtgtagaaaatttaaaatgccactttaagcttaatttacggctattcacggaggtcctaagaacagaagaaccaccccaatggattcgcgtacatacatattttgtttcgTATGATCGGACACTTTACAACAACCTCTCATCGTGGACAGAAGCAAGCAAACCAGCATCGGGTGTGCATCCCATTTTTACCCTTAGACCTTAGACTCCGAGCGAGGCCCAACCacagacaaaaggtaagtgaatctcatatagaattgacaataagatattaaatctaccaattgttatttgaattgcattttattttacatatctatttacgaacatttgctatttttcgctaatttacttacaaacaaattatttcattttttcgttattattatttatcgattatcatttaaccagcgacatCATTAAGTTTTGTAcaaaacaattattatgacaaaTAAGTTTGAAATAAACATAGATGCGAAACGGAACAGCCGCCCGCCTTGAAATACTAGTCTTTCGAAATAATATAATAACTTAACAATTTCAAAAATGAGCAAAATTGTTTAAGTCTAGCACTATTCACTGCATGGTAGAGGGCAGATGACAGATACTGCTCTCTTGATGATCCCTCTCATCTTTATGGACACCATCCTGGAAACTCCGTCTGGACCTGGATGCAGCTCGACTACACGTCCCAACTGCCAAATTAGAGGCGACTAGTTCTTCTTCTTGATGAGAACTAGTGTGCTAATATTAATGTTTTTGGCAACTTGCTTCCATTTTTTCCGCTGCTGCAGCTCTCCTATGTACTCCTTAGACCACATTGACCAAATGTGCTGCATCATTTTTTGAAGGCGCTGAATGTGGTTCAATCTATTTTCGTTTATGGACATCAAATCAGTTTCAGGAATGGCCGTCAAAGGCCTTCCGATCAGAAAATGAGTCAGAGTCAAAGGACAAAGGTCATTGGGGTATGATGAAAAGACAGATATAGGACGACTATTAAGGACAGATTCTACTTGCGTGAGTATTGTAGAGAATTTCTCATACGTGAGGTAAGCATTAGCGGTGACGCGTTTTAAATGCGATTTCATTGACTTCGGCTTCCCAAAGGCCACCGAAGTGCGGCGATTGTGGAGGTATAAAGTACCATTCAATACTTTCGATTATTGAGTGGTATTGAATCTCACGCTTATTAGTCTTAATAAAATCATAAAACTCTTTTAGTTCACGATTGGCACCCTGAAAATTAGTTCCATTATCAGAGTTCACCTTAAGAGGTTTTCCTCTTCCTCTTACAAAGCGCTTAAAAGCTGCTATAAATGAATGAGTAGTTAAATCGGACATGAGTTCTAAATGAACAGCACGAGTTGTGAAACACACGAATAAGGCTACATATGCCTTTAAAAGTTTCCATCTACGCCCCTTTCGATCCTTGACTAAAAAATAACCCGCGTAATCTACGCCTGTGATGTAAAAAGGAGGGGATGGGTCAACAGGATCCTTCGGTAAATCACCCATAATTGGTGACAGATTTTTAGGTGGACTTGTACGACAACACCTAATACATTTATGGACGATACACTTGGCTGCACTTTTGACATGAATAGGCCAAAATTCATTTCGCATTGTAGATAAAAGAAGAAGACTACCTGCATGACAGAGTTTAACATGCAGGTCTGAAAGAATTAAGTCAAAGTAATTATTAGATGGCAGCAAAATCGGATGTCTCTTCTCAAAAGAATAAGATGAATTTTTTAATCTACCAGCGTCTATTCGATTTGAATCGAGAAATGGTTGCAACGAAATGAGTTTGCTTTTTGGGCTTACATGCCTCTTTTTTGTCAAATTGCGAATTTCTTCTAAGAAACATTAATTCTGAACTATCCTAAAACATAGCGTTGGAAACCTCCTGAGAAGTTAAAGCATCTGAAGCTCTCTCATGAAGGTAAGAGTTGGATATTTTGCAATCCTTTAATTTTTTGTTACCTCCTCCTTGAAATGCTGCCACTGCGTAAAATTGATTTGGGGAACAAATTCATCCCAGCCTTGTTTTTCTTGCTAAAGAATTTGCATTATAATCTTGGCCGTAATTGTGCAAGCGCTAAGTAGCCCAAGAGGATCATAGATCTGAGCAATACTAAAAAGAATTATTCTTATTAGGATTCGGTAAATCAGCTAACTTATATGTTAGTGTGTCCGAATCACACATCCAATTGAGACCAAGAACCTTTACCTTTTCTTCTCCACCGAATGATTTTAGATTTGATAGATACTTGGAACTTTGAATTTTATTAAGAACTATTGGATCATTCGATTACCCACTTACCCAACTCAAAACATCCGCTATTTAAGATATTGTTGATATCCTTGTATTCATTTGACAATGACTTTCCGCAATCTCCACCTGTCAGAAGATCATCAACATAGAGATCTAGCTTGCTGATCTTGGAAGCAGTAAGGTGAAGATCTTTATTCTTGGATGCTAACTGAAATAAGCATTCGTTGCTGACCTGAAGCGAACCTGAAGCTGTTCCATATGTGACCGTAATTAGCTGATATGTGCTCATGGTATCAGAAGGAGAAGAACTCCAGAAAATTTGCTGAAGTGCTCGTTGTTCAGAATCCACGAGCACGTGACgatacatttttgtaatatccGCAGACATAACAAACGCATGTTGTTGAAAAcgcaataaaattaagaataaatcGTCCTGAATGGTAGGACCCGAAATTTGAATGTCATTTATTGATAGAccagaagaagatgaagaggaacCGTCGAACACCACACGAAGCTTTGTGGTGAGACTGTCATCCTTTAAAACTTCGTGATGGGGAAGATAATACGAAAAGCTCTGTTGACTAAAATCAACCTTGGACATGTGACCAAGTTGTATGTATTCTTCCATATATTCGGTATACATCCCTTTTAGGATATCATTTTTATGAAGTTTTTTCTCCAAGAGGAAAacacagttaagatttgattacacatacagtgcgtctgtgtatccgcttatacgtatttcaccctaatagggatcatcagagatgttattcacagtcgctctgaaagtgaaaataaatcttttctgtcttaggaagcaact includes:
- the LOC140433749 gene encoding uncharacterized protein produces the protein MYRVLGTQILTYEEFYTLMAQIEAVLNSRPLCAASSDPNDLQALTPGHFLVFEPLVDSIPDPDLSALKINRLNRWQLIQRIRGDFWKRWSKEYIHSLQERSKWHSPTPSLIKGSLVLIKNEQQPPLRWQLARIIELHYGTDGIVRVVSLRTASDGILQRPVVKICPLPIC
- the LOC140433748 gene encoding uncharacterized protein encodes the protein MVYVLKFVAKLQRKNNAASFDSLNSHLEMESALRYIVKHVQADVFSDIFLKIQQNSLLPKPFRKLAPFIDEYGLLRVGGRLQKSRLSFDVKHPLLLPKTHRLTDLIIEWTHQTHLHPGLKAMHYLLLQRFWILSPKSAIHRCLSKCIRCFRCRPKSYNPFMANLPTVRVTPLRDFLSVCVDFAGPFSLLMSKHRGAKTYKGYVCVFVCTSTKAIHLEVTSNLSSESFLAAFRRFVFRRGKCLTIRIDQGTIFKGASNEIIKLAQSAAETLSIT
- the LOC140433747 gene encoding uncharacterized protein gives rise to the protein MSTCTTQGTTFCHIKPCDRDGPIFSLDAIIMKKVCSNQPKVFINPHDLIHIRDLKLADHTFYQPGPIDMLIGAELVPLFLKSGRILGEPNQPVALETIFGYVLQGRVSTDLSNCNFTALHTSMDTNIDSLLQRFWEVENISKPVILSHDDQVCENIYKTFTFREPTGRFSVPLMFRQPNPVFCDTYSQAYHRFCMLENRFKKIPDLKEKYVEFMNEYITSQHMVPVPESDFKSPTSYYFAHHAVFKKQLVNSSLVSKIRVVFDASLRGVRGVSLNDTLYTGPKLQKDISSLLLNFRYFRYCFTCDIKQMYRQINVNREFWNYQRILWRSDSSKPLQEYFLRTVTYGVSSSPYLALKTLQELAESAESRFPNASQALTRHFYIDDGLLGSDSLSSTLSLQLELIQLLKLGGFELGKWASNHPSLLQDFGSDILTSCSFDKEEPSVIKVLGLKWDPSTDVFSYSYCPLDKTCTKRAILSEISRIFDPLGFISPCLLRAKRLLQQLWQSNVSWDDEPPEQIQ